The DNA segment ATTTCCTTTTGCTGTTTCTCCCAGGCAGCATACTGGGCTTCAATCCATGCTGCCTTAGACAAAAGGAACTGAGAATAATTTCCTTGGTACGTCCTAGCTACACCCATTTCAGTCTCCACAATTTTTGTGCATAGTTGATCAAGAAAGGCTCTGTCGTGGGATATGATCACCATTGGCACATCTTGCTTCTGGAGATAACCTTCAAGCCACTCAATTGTGTCAAGATCAAGGTGATTTGTAGGTTCATCTAGAAGCAACAAATCTGGATCCTGTAAGTGAACAGTCAAATAATGGAGTCAAGAACTAGTGTGAAACCTTGCAATATGTACTTTGTTTATCATTTGAAATCTCAGCATATGTTGTCTAAAACAAGATTATTGTAAAATGAGAGAGAAGTCAAAACTCATTTTCATTCTTAATTTGTGCTCAAtgaatgagttaattttataattttccaaaATGAATTGCTGATAGTAATTGTTAATAATTCAACTGTATTCAATATTTGACAAGGCTATACAATATACCTGTAGCAAAATCTTCCCAAGTGACATTCTCATCTGCCATCCACCACTAAATGAAGCCACCAACCTATCCGAATCCTCAGGGGCAAACCCTAGCTCCGGCATCAACTTACTGATCTTTGCATCAACCATATTCAAGTCCACAGCTTGTGCTCTTCTCTGCAACAAGTCAAATTCGTCTAATAATCTACCCATGAGGTCCAAGTCCTCCACAGACCCCTCTATCGCCTTTTGTACCCTCTCCAACCTTCCTGCAATCTCCATTTCTTCTTCAAATGCACTCATGAACTCCTCTTTAACAGTCCTACTTAACGAAACCTCAAATTCTTGACTCAAAAACGAAATTTTCATATTGGATTTGGCTTTAATTACATTTCCAGAATCAGGTTCTTCCTGTCCAGTAATAATTCTCAACTGAGTCGTTTTCCCCGCTCCATTAACACCTACAAGCCCTACTTTCTCACCTTTTTTCACCTCCCAAGTGACATCCTTCAAAACAGTGACACCTTTATAGCTCTTAGTTATGTTTTCAAGCTTAATACCTGATGTAATTCCAGAAGCCCCAGTAAATTGCTTTTTAGCGCCTCTTCTATCGAATTCATCAGTGGAATTACTGGAAAACAAGGACTCGATATCAGTATCAGTATCAGGGTCAGCGACGGTGGCAGTAGATAGGCGGGCAGCGATTGTCGTAGTTCTTCTCCGAGAAGTAAAGTTGAGGGAATTGGGATTATTTACAATGGGTTTAGTGAGTATTGAAGATGAATTTTGTTTAAAACGGGATGGAAGAGTTGATGGCCTGGTATCAAAGATGGGGGAACCAGTAAGAAAAGGAGAATGGAGGTCTAGGCGGTGGAACTTAGTGGATAAATCCATGGAAATTTGGAGAGCTGAAAACAGGGAAAGCTCAGAGGAAGTCCCTGAGCCCGTGGTGGAGAAGGAGCTTTTTGATGGATTCCCAAAATGGTAGAATCATAAactgtccgttcatttatttttcttgtattttttatttagtaTAAAATTTAACTTGGCTTTTTCTTCTTTCACTCTAAACCCTTCTAGTTATAATATCTTCAATTTTGCCACTTTCCTTATTTTatacgttttttttttcaaaattaagtatttaattattttttttaaaatattttaaagatttttttatatatataaataagtatCAGTTAATTTATATTACATTTTGAAGACTAAACACTAACATTTGTCATATCGATGTCGACTTTGAACCCTCGCGATTTTGTTCCCCCCCAATCCCGATGGACGGCCACCGCGAACAGGACCTCCGGATAAAGGTGGCGGTCCGCCGCCTCTTGGACCTGAAGTTCCTATGGCTACTTGGAAGGAGATTGCGATGGCGAAAGCTGCTTTGGCTCCTCCGCGAGTTCGAACCGATTTATGTGCCGCTGGTTTGATCAGAATTGAAGTGAACGAGGCGGAACCCCTAATTCCGAAAGTCACGATTGACCCAGAGTTGAAGAGCAAGCTTGCTAGGTCGTGGGAGAAAGCGTTGATAATCAAGCTATTAGGAAGAAATATTGGGTATGTGGCGCTTCAGAAACGAACGCTGGAATTGTGGAAACCGATTGCAGGTACGAGAATGATGGATTTAGGGGAAGGTTTTCATCTTGTTCAGTTTGATAATGACATGGACAGAGATCATGTGATCAATGATGGTCTGTGGCTTGTTCAGGGTCACTATCTCACAGTAAGGTCCTGGTTAGTAGGCTTTAACCCCATGGATGCTTGTGTGGAAAAATCAATGGTCTGGGTACGATTTCCCCAATTGCCTCTATTATATTATGATAAAGATGTGTTACTGGGCCTGGCTGGAGCTATTGGGAAACCGGTTCGTGTGGATGAGAATACCgctaagagagagagagaggccgTTTCGCACGGGTTTATGTTGAAATTGACCTGCTTAAACCTCTTATTGCTCAATTTGAGTTGGAAGGAGAGGCTCAACATGTTGAATATGAAGGCCTGCATTTGGCTTGCACGCATTGTGGGCGGTATGGTCACCTCCGCACTGACTGCTGCTGGCCGAGTGCCATCCCGGTTAGAGACTCAACAACAGCGAATGGAATGGTTCTAGGAGATCAGGTAGCCAAGTAAGAGAATGGGGATTCGAGGATGGGGTCTATTCAAGAGAGTGCAGAGGGAGATGCTAAGAGCAAGGCTCCTTCCGAGCCTTATGGAGCCTGGATGATAGTTCCAAGAAGAAGATTCAGTGGTGCTCTAGCAAAGAAGTGGCCTAATGGAGAAAAGAAGGATGCTGGTTGGAACCAGGGCGTTGGAAATCCGTTTGCTAGTATCACAAATGAGGTTAGACAACCGGCTGAACATAGGAAATTCCAAGGGTTTGGGAGTAATCAGGAAGCTGAAAGTGGTAAGCGTAAGGCCACTGGGAAAGCGCTGGCTCGTAACAAGGGTAAGGGAGCATCCGGCTCTAGGGATAAGGAGAATATTAGACCTATGAATTTGGAGAATGTTAATAGGTTTGCAAGTCTGGATATAAGTAATATGGAAGTGGAGGGGGAGGACTGCCAGATTATAGACGATAGGTGGTTGAATGATGGTAAGGGCAAGAGAACTCGTGTTGATACGGACTCTAGGCCTTTGCTTGAGGACTTGGAATTATAGTACAAGGATGTCAGCCAGCTAATGCAAAGAGGGAATACCAGGCTTAACCAGAAATTGAGGGATCGCTCAGTATTGAGAATTTTGAGTAGTAGTGAAAGGGAAGAGGAGCAAGCTTTGGCTCCCGATACCAGTGCGTAGCCTGGTGTGgtgttttttctgtttttatatcATGAAGATAATAGCTTGGAACTGCTTTGGTGCCGGTGGCACGAGCTTTCAGCGAGCTCTGAGACTTATGGTCCGTACTCACCGTCCCTCTATTCTGTGTCTGTTGGAAACCCGTATCTCGGGTTCTCGAGCTAAGGAGATTGGGAAGACGCTGGGTCTGAATAATGTTGAAGTTGTTGAAGCCGAAGGCTTTAGCAGAGGTGTTTGGGTTTTCTGGGATGAATCGGTTACTAAGGTTGAGGTGGTTCAGAGTAATGTTCAGTTTCTGCATTGCAATGTTTCAGCTAATGACAGTACGGGGCGTCTATCCTCTTTTCTGATGACTGCAGTGTATGTCCGTCCTCAAATGCAGTTCAAAAGGCTGTTCTTCGAGGAGATGAAGCGCCTGAGTGATACAGTTAACATTCTGTGGCTGATATGCGGGGATTTTAGTTGCATTAAAGAAGCGGGTGAAAAGCAGGGTGGCTCAGCGAGGGTTTTGAATAGATGTGCAATGTTTGCAAACTGGATCAATAATCTGAGCTTAGTCGATTTGGGATTTGTGGGGCCTAAATTCACATGGTTTCATGGCTCTTCTCCTCGCACCAGGGTTGCCTGCCGGCTTGACAGAGGCCTGTGCTCGGTTAGCTGGAGATTAAAGTTCCCTGAGGCTATTGTACACCATCTCCACTGCACCCAATCTGATCATATGCCTATCCTCATTGATTTTAGGAACTCCAAGAGACGGACGGAGATCCCGTTTCGCTTTTTAAAAGCCTGGTTAACTGACAACTCCCTCAAGGATCAGGTGGCGCGTCATTGGCAGGGGCAAGGCACCCTAGGAAGGGCTGTCCGAAACTTACAATCGGGCCTCTTGGAGTGGAATAGGCGTTGTTTTGGGAATATCTTCAGGAAGAAGGATCGGGTCTATGCCCGCTTGGGAGGAGTCCAACGCCAACTCGCCATCCAGTGCACGAGTGGGCTCTTACGTCTTGAAATGAAACTTGAGGCGGAACTGGACATTGTGTTACAGCAGGAGGAGGCATACTGGCAGCAAAAGTCACGTATTAAATGGCTTCAGGATGGGGACAGGAACACTTCTTTCTTCCACACTTCTACTGTTATTCGAACTAGGCGGAATAAGATTGCATGGCTTAGAAGGAATGATGGTAGTTGGGTTTGGGAAACTTCTGAGATGAAAATGATGGCTGTTGATTTCTTTAGGAACCTGTATTGGGAGGAGATGCCGGTCAGAGTCCTTTTGAGAACTCAATACACTTTCCCGAATCTGGGAAGTATGAATTGCAGTGAGCTCTCTAAGCCGTATGATTTTGAGGAAGTTCGGCTTGCTCTTAAGGAGATGACTTCGTGGTCTACACAGGGGCCGGATGGGTTGCAAGCAGGGTTCTATCAAAGGTTTTGGGAAACGGTAGGCGATAATACTGGTAATTGTGTGCTTAAAGCTCTTAACCAAAGGATTCTAGAAGAGGGTATGAACAGAACGCTGATTATGCTGATTCTAAAAGTCAGTAACCCGGACAGTTTGGTTCAGTTCAGACCAATTAGCCTCTGCAACGTCAGTTATAAGCTCATAACAAAGTGCATTGTTCATCGATTGAAACCGATCCTCCCTGAGATCATAAGCCCCACTCAGTGCAGTTTTGTGCCAGGTAGGCAAATTACAGATAATGTTATTTTGATTCAAGAAGCTGTTCATGTCTTTGATAAGAAAAAAGGGAAGAAAGCGTACATGCTCTTGAAACTCGATCTTGAAAAGGCTTATGATAGAGTGAGCTGGAGCTTCCTGCAAGATACTCTAAAGATCCTCAAGCTCCCTGAAGGTATGGCTTCCACTATCATGGCTTGTGTTTCCTCCCCTTCTATGAATGTTCTCTGGAATGGTGAGCAGTGTGAGGAATTTACTCCGTCAAGGGGGCTCCTCCAGGGGGACCCTCTCTCTCCCTATCTGTTTGTCTTGTGCCTTGAACGGCTGAACCACCTCATTATAGATGCTGTGGGAAATGGGTCATGGAAACCGGTGCATCTCTCCAAGAATGGGCCTAGTTTATCTCACTGTTTCttcgtagatgatattatcttaaTGGCGGAAGCCTCCCATGGTCAGGCTCGACTGGTGAAGGAGATTTTAGGCCATTTCTGTGATTGTTCAGGGCAAAAGGTGAATTTGGAGAAGTCATGTGTCTTCTTCTCAGCTAACACCGGAGCAAGGATGAGGGATGAAATTGGGTCTGAACTTGGTATACGAAGCACTTCTAACTTAGGGAAGTATCTAGGAGTAAACTTAGTTCATGGGAAAGTCACTAAAGAAACCTATGGCTATGTTATTGATCGAGTGAAGGACAGACTCACAGGTTGGAAGGCAAAGACTCTCTCTTTTGCGGGTCGGACTACTTTGGTAAAATCAGTAGTGGCGGCTTTGTCGGTTTACACGATGCAAACTATGGCCTTGCCCATGAGCGTGTGTAATAACCTGAATGCCCTTAATAGAAAATTCATTTGGGGAGACTCAGACAGAGGGCATAAAGTTCATCTTGTCAGATAGGAGGTGGTGTGCCTATCCCGTAAGCAAGGTGGCTTAGGGATTAGACGTGCGAAGGATGTGAATCTTGCGTTGTTAGCCAAATTGGGATGGTGTATGCTAATAGAAACGGACACTATTAGGGTGAAGGTCTTGCGCAGTCGGTACTCGGGAGATCGGTTTGGGTTGGAGATGTTCCGGAACAGGCGAGTGAAGAGTCAGATTGttagaaattaggctaaggtatagcagcggaaatataaaaaatttagcctacttccttttaaccataggatccgttaatcgttatttcatataaagagggataagaaggaataccttttgatgaacaatctaccgttgttaaagaagcgcccacaattcttctccgagattccaaccacgaagtataacacggtgaggttaagatggaatcaacccttatgagatgcaaccaaaatagattgcctctaattaaccaacacaagatcaaagagaaaaggagatgaatgaaattaatcaattgacggaagccgtatgaattcttgtccacgaacttggggatgcgaattcactttctctctcttaatgtaggtttcaaaaatcacatagaggggagtagtatggcttagtcgaaattcacacattaggggggtatatataataacttgtatctaaaccctagttagataggaataggttacttaataggaattcaattcggaataggattcctaattattatcttataatatatctaatatatttgggataataataaataacctaattggataataataagagtatattaatctaattaaaactcctaatttaattatctctcttaattaatttaattcacaaacctaatcaaattaggattaagggaattaaaataattcctaacttattatatacaaattttggccccctaattaaatgggctttactgggctcatttgggcttccatctattaatgacatccatctctcttttggttccaagtcttatgtgtgatccattaggttcttactacttctggccgtatgcaactattaaattaatttcttcaagaattatatttaatccttgcataacggaatgatgtactgagtatgttattggcaagtctgtaatcattcccccagagtccgttaagaagacaggttgattctatcattaacccttccgtattagttacagtataattcgatcctttatcaactatatccttgaactgaatcttatgactatgggtgatgtcaagtcacatatagcgagacgttcattttacttgttcaggccgagtcaactcaaatagataggttaagtgaaatctgtatttcaagtcttaagctatcaccttgcaaggatttagagtcgagtcttccacaagcgatccttggatatatctcccattaatcgggagtgacaaatgctcaatccaatgtataactaccctgacattacttcctgtgacacccaacctttgcagttcacaccccagagtcatctctgttaaggatcgtgggaccacaggatcaaagtctcacattcagtaattcaggatgaccaattaacattcctttgagtctgaggattacttatacctattaataccaatgagatgaacaggtgacaaggatgaatctacccatcctgttatctcaaatcggatccccaatcctaatgaacgacgtttcatcggatctatgtaactgtccagatatctatatatatgaagcttgtgagatcagctttctgtcggacagaagacattgttacatacaagtctcaacagtgatatatcaatcctaaacatatcacttgacttggggtggttttaagtttattagtttattataaagttttgtctcacttcatgcttgtatgaacactttataatcactttaaacaaacttacggatttccttttattagactttatttagtgcttaaaagggattgcctttatatagttataaaacatatatatctcattaaaacaaatgatataaagaacaattcatttacattaagtttgtatcctgcaacaattgtctataggacattaaACCCCAACACAGATATGGCGGAGCATCCTACAAAGGGTCCCGGTGCTTAGACAAGGGGTAGCTCGGGTCGTGAAAAGCGGAAAGGAGGTCTTTTTCTGGAAAGAGAGGTGGCTGGAGGATCGGGTCCTTGAGGAAGCCGCCATAGCCCAGCCGGTGGAGGAGGAGGGTCAGCTAAAAGTGGCTGATTTTTGGGTGCCTACAGGCGGTTGGGACTGGAATCGCTTGCAAATGTTTTTACCGGCGCCGGTTTTGTTCAAACTGGCCTCTATTGTTATTTTCCCAAACTTATGCATGAAGGATGGCTggtctgttgaaacacctttccacgtgattttgatttgacaaaattatttaagtaaaattaaatatattctaaacacactaagtttaaatgctttgatttattacactaatgtgtttgttcaatgttgagttaaattgtttataagacataaagactaaaaggtttaaagcccaatacggaagtcaaagcccaagtcaaacagatcaagacaactcggcccgcgtgtgcaaaacgctgtcgttatgtacaaaacgcagctcagcggaagaaggatctagaagaccttcgttgaacaacttcggaatgaagctgctgagttgaatcgacaaagagtacaagacagcagctgagcaagaacaacttccagacaaagtgtttccactttgggtaaagttcagaagacacaggacgctgtctagttgaccttaccataaatggagagacattctgccaagctgactaaaagctgctcaacactggccgaggacagaagatactcaaatctgattggatgagagctctgagcaagactgagtgacaacgacaggaagccgtttccctccaa comes from the Euphorbia lathyris chromosome 5, ddEupLath1.1, whole genome shotgun sequence genome and includes:
- the LOC136229487 gene encoding ABC transporter F family member 5-like yields the protein MDLSTKFHRLDLHSPFLTGSPIFDTRPSTLPSRFKQNSSSILTKPIVNNPNSLNFTSRRRTTTIAARLSTATVADPDTDTDIESLFSSNSTDEFDRRGAKKQFTGASGITSGIKLENITKSYKGVTVLKDVTWEVKKGEKVGLVGVNGAGKTTQLRIITGQEEPDSGNVIKAKSNMKISFLSQEFEVSLSRTVKEEFMSAFEEEMEIAGRLERVQKAIEGSVEDLDLMGRLLDEFDLLQRRAQAVDLNMVDAKISKLMPELGFAPEDSDRLVASFSGGWQMRMSLGKILLQDPDLLLLDEPTNHLDLDTIEWLEGYLQKQDVPMVIISHDRAFLDQLCTKIVETEMGVARTYQGNYSQFLLSKAAWIEAQYAAWEKQQKEMEQAKDLISRLGAGANSGRASSAEKKLEKLLEEDQIEKPFQRKQMKIRFPERGRSGRTVAMIKNLEFSYEDKVLFNKSNLTIEKGEKIAIIGPNGCGKSTLLKLIMGLEKPSAGEIVLGEHNVLPNYFEQNQAEALDLDKTVLQTVEEVAEDWRIDDIKGLLGRCNFKADMLDRKVSLLSGGEKARLAFCKFMVKPSTLLVLDEPTNHLDIPSKEMLEEAISEYEGTVIAVSHDRYFIKQIVNRVIEVQDGQLQDYAGDYNYYLEKNLDARERALEREAELEEKAPKTKAKSKLSKAEKEARKKQKMKAFQAAKQKSKGIKNSKRWN